GGATAACAGCGTTTGAACAGGATAAGCTGCTTGCTTTTGAATGGAAAGGACCCAAGCAGTTTAATCATTTCATGAACTCAGCAGATCCTTTAACCCATATTACGGTTTTGTTTTTCCCCACTCCTCATAGTACCACAGAAGTGCACGCTGTCCACACCGGCTGGCGCAGTTCTGCGGAGTGGGAAGAAGCGCGGCAGTCGTTCGTCAGCATGTGGGATTACGCTTTCGGCGAGCTTAAAAAGAAGATAAACGCATAGGAGGAGTCATGTTCCAGGGGGTTCACACCGTCGCCATTTACGTATCGAATATTGCACGGGCGAAGGAATTCTACATTCAAATACTCGGTTTCGAACATGGCTGGGACGTTCACGATAATCTCACGTTCCTCAAGGTCGGTTCAACGCATGTATATCTTGAAGGAGGATACGAATCTCACGAGATCACAGACAAGTCACTAAGGCTCAGTTTCTTCCTCGAAGCGGATGAATCAGTAAAAGAGATATTCGAAGCGCTCAGATCGAACGGAGTGGTGACAATCCAGGAATCACCGGAACAGGTCGGCGACGACACTTGGTGGTTCCAGTTCCAGGATCCTGACGGCAACATCCTTGAGGTTTCTGGAAAGCCTTGACAAATTTTACCAAGGAGTTGCGATGCTCGCGAAGACGATTAATCAATGCTTGACGACAAGGACGTCGCTATCTGCTTCCGGATAGTCTCCGACCGCAAAGGCTATCCCTACGTTTGTCGCTGGGCGGTCCGGCACTCTGCTTGCCCGTGCTTGCCCTGCAAGAAGCTCGATGAGGCGAAGACCTCTCTAAATCCAAAATAGGGAATATCGGACCTCGGAATCGGTATATACAAGTATCTCGAGAATCTTCTGACCTCTGGATGTTTGAGATGAAGCGCATACTTTTATCTTTTTGTATGGGGTTGGCGCTTGTGTCCGGTTGCCGTTTTCCCAGAAATCAAATGGAGTTAAAAAGGACCATAAACAATAACGTAAGAAGCGTTCGGAATTTCTCTTTTAAAGTAAGGAACGAGGGATTGAAAAGGGTAATCCACGACAGGCGCTGGGTTGTTCCGCTGACCTTTACTGTTATGCTTGCCGACCCGCGCTCGAAGATGGATGCCTTAAGTGCTTTGGGTTATATGCAAGACACGAGGGCGGTTCCCGTGCTCATTCGAGCATTGCGCGACAGGCATCCCGGAGTCAGGAACAACGCGGCTATGGCTCTCGGAAGACTTAAGGACAAACGAGCGGTAAGACCCCTGATCGCAATCCTGGAGGATGGGTACCCGTACGTTAATCAATTTGCCGTGACCGCAGTAGGCGAGCTTGGCGATACTCAAGCAACCGATATCCTCATAAAGATATTTTTCAACGAATCATATCCGCAGGCGCAATGGAATGCGGCAAGCTCGCTTGGAAAAATCAAGGGGAAAAAAGCGCTTGATGCGCTTATGGCAGGGCTTAAGAGCGATTTGCTGGATACGCGGATTTCCTCCACCCATGCATTGGTTTTAGCAGGGGATACGAGTACGGTGGATGCGTTGATTGAAGCTCTTTATGACAGAAATCCAATAGGCAAAAGCGATGTAATCAGGGCGCTGGGTGCTACAAAGGATGCCCGGGCTGTTTTACACTTAATAAATTACCTGAATGTAAACCAAAGCTCAGATGCTGCCTGGTCGCTCGGGAGTATCGGCGATTCAAGGGCTGAAAAAGCCCTCATAAGGGCAATGAAGTGTTCGAACCCTGAGACCCGTGGTGCGGCAGCAAGAGCGCTTGTCAAATGCAGTAAAGAAAACCTAGGTTTTCTTATCCTCGATGCCTTTGTGAGTGAAAAGAACCAGCAGGTACGGTCGAACATGGCCTGGGCTCTTGGTGAACTGAAGTACAAGCCTGCGGTCAAACAGCTTATTGCAGCTTTGAGCGATCAGAACAGCGATGCTGCCTGGGCGCTCGGTCAAGTAGGCGATACTTCCGCAGTAGTTCCGCTTCTGTCTCTTCTCACAAGTGAGGTTATCTGCGTAAGGGAATATGCTGCAAAGGCGCTCGGCAATATCGGCGACCGCAGGGCTGTTGAACCCCTGCTTGAACTTCTTAAGGATAAAAATCAATATGTGAGAGACAAGGCTTTCATGTCCATCGTGCAAATTCTCGAAGCCAATGGAGAACCCCTGCAAGGATTACGAGAAGTTGAGAAAATGATAAACCCTTAATATCTCAGCCTGGACTTCGTTTAAGGGGGAGGGCAGTCATTGCGAGTCGACTTAAAAGTCGGCCTCTAGCGACCCGGCAGTATCAGGAAACGCAAACGCGTTCAACTTTCAGCCCTCACTCATGATTGATGACAGGCTGGGGCAGCAGGATGTCAAAGCAGAGGCAAAAATCAAAGGAACATTCACTTTGCGAATAGATGGCTTCCTGCGTCTGCCCTTCGGAGGCTCCGGTTGCATGGTGCAGCCTCGCAAAGATACTTTCGACATCACCAGACGCTCTCCCAGAGCGTTACGATCTCAGAGATCGTCGCTCTCACCCCGTCAAGAGGGGTAATGTCTGAAAGGCTCAACGCGAAAGTACCCCTCCCTCGACGGGAGGGGAGAAAGGGGAGGGTGATCACCCCCACCCTACCCTCCCCCGTCGAGGGGGAGGGAAAAACCTTGAGTTCGTAAAAATCTCCCCCCTGAGGGGAGG
This window of the bacterium genome carries:
- a CDS encoding HEAT repeat domain-containing protein yields the protein MKRVIHDRRWVVPLTFTVMLADPRSKMDALSALGYMQDTRAVPVLIRALRDRHPGVRNNAAMALGRLKDKRAVRPLIAILEDGYPYVNQFAVTAVGELGDTQATDILIKIFFNESYPQAQWNAASSLGKIKGKKALDALMAGLKSDLLDTRISSTHALVLAGDTSTVDALIEALYDRNPIGKSDVIRALGATKDARAVLHLINYLNVNQSSDAAWSLGSIGDSRAEKALIRAMKCSNPETRGAAARALVKCSKENLGFLILDAFVSEKNQQVRSNMAWALGELKYKPAVKQLIAALSDQNSDAAWALGQVGDTSAVVPLLSLLTSEVICVREYAAKALGNIGDRRAVEPLLELLKDKNQYVRDKAFMSIVQILEANGEPLQGLREVEKMINP
- a CDS encoding SRPBCC domain-containing protein — protein: MMDKIIHTSVELNCSPAEAFRMFTDNEKLESWFAPQANVEPKLGGLYELFWNPEDKQYDSTIGCRITAFEQDKLLAFEWKGPKQFNHFMNSADPLTHITVLFFPTPHSTTEVHAVHTGWRSSAEWEEARQSFVSMWDYAFGELKKKINA
- a CDS encoding VOC family protein, with amino-acid sequence MFQGVHTVAIYVSNIARAKEFYIQILGFEHGWDVHDNLTFLKVGSTHVYLEGGYESHEITDKSLRLSFFLEADESVKEIFEALRSNGVVTIQESPEQVGDDTWWFQFQDPDGNILEVSGKP